The following proteins come from a genomic window of Microbacterium sp. JZ31:
- a CDS encoding PH domain-containing protein, with product MTGRRVLRPATGTFWLVAVAVVVLFLLGDVVVRGSWGQALLIAPWLLIPVWFVYVFLYAPHLELDEERVRVHNVLRTISLPWSTVDDIAMRWQLEFHLTADAAATGPGGRKGVVEAWSFSRRWGGTGRRRTDDTEVTLDVMRGLHASVGRQPDARPTVSWDIPSLVAAAVIAVACVASVTIAG from the coding sequence GTGACCGGTCGTCGCGTCCTCCGCCCGGCCACGGGCACGTTCTGGCTCGTGGCCGTGGCGGTGGTCGTGCTGTTCCTGCTCGGCGACGTCGTGGTGCGGGGGAGCTGGGGTCAGGCGCTGCTGATCGCGCCGTGGCTGCTCATCCCCGTGTGGTTCGTGTACGTCTTCCTCTACGCCCCGCACCTGGAGCTGGATGAGGAGCGCGTGCGCGTGCACAACGTGCTGCGGACGATCTCGCTGCCCTGGTCGACGGTCGACGACATCGCGATGCGCTGGCAGCTGGAGTTCCACCTCACGGCGGACGCGGCGGCGACGGGCCCCGGCGGTCGCAAGGGCGTCGTCGAGGCCTGGTCGTTCTCCCGTCGCTGGGGAGGCACCGGGCGCCGGCGCACCGACGACACCGAGGTCACGCTCGACGTCATGCGCGGCCTGCACGCATCGGTCGGCCGCCAGCCCGATGCGCGTCCCACGGTCTCGTGGGACATCCCGTCTCTCGTCGCCGCCGCGGTCATCGCCGTGGCGTGCGTCGCGTCTGTCACCATCGCCGGCTGA
- the typA gene encoding translational GTPase TypA, giving the protein MARALRSDLRNVAIVAHVDHGKTTLVDAMLRQTGSFGEHAHVEERAMDSNDLEREKGITILAKNTAITYNGAHTDTPITINVIDTPGHADFGGEVERGLSMVDGVVLLVDASEGPLPQTRFVLRKALEAKLPVILLVNKTDRPDARIAEVEEEAHDLLLGLAGDLQDDVPDLDVDALLDVPVVYASGRAGAASRNRPANGELPDNDDLEPLFEAILEHVPAPSYDDEAPLQAWVTNLDSSSFLGRLALLRVFNGELKKGQTVAWVRQDGTTQNARITELLMTKALDRYPAEKAGPGDIAVIAGFEDIMIGETIADPEDVRPLPQITVDEPSISMTIGTNTSPLVGKVKGHKLTARMVKERLDRELIGNVSIRVNDIGRPDAWEVQGRGELQLAILVENMRREGFELTVGKPQVVTRKGEDGKVQEPYEHLTIDVPEEHLGAVTQLMANRKGRMDNMINHGTGWIRMEFIVPSRGLIGFRTEFLSVTRGTGIANAISHGYDDWAGQITARQNGSIVADRAGVVTPFAIIGLQERMSFFVRPTEEVYEGMVVGENSRADDMDVNITKEKKLTNMRSATADSFESMTPPRLLSLEESLEFAREDECVEVTPEAVRIRKVVLDATERGREAARRKRQDANA; this is encoded by the coding sequence ATGGCGCGCGCCCTCCGTTCCGACCTCCGAAACGTCGCCATCGTCGCGCACGTCGACCACGGCAAGACCACGCTCGTGGACGCCATGCTGCGCCAGACCGGCTCCTTCGGCGAGCACGCGCACGTCGAGGAGCGGGCGATGGACTCGAACGACCTCGAGCGTGAGAAGGGCATCACGATCCTCGCCAAGAACACGGCGATCACGTACAACGGTGCCCACACCGACACCCCGATCACGATCAACGTGATCGACACCCCCGGCCACGCCGACTTCGGCGGCGAGGTCGAGCGCGGCCTGTCGATGGTCGACGGCGTCGTGCTGCTCGTCGACGCGTCCGAGGGTCCGCTGCCGCAGACCCGTTTCGTGCTGCGCAAGGCGCTCGAGGCGAAGCTGCCGGTCATCCTCCTCGTCAACAAGACCGACCGCCCCGACGCGCGCATCGCCGAGGTCGAGGAGGAGGCGCACGACCTGCTGCTGGGTCTCGCCGGCGACCTGCAGGACGACGTCCCGGACCTGGATGTCGACGCGCTGCTCGACGTCCCCGTCGTGTACGCGTCGGGACGTGCCGGCGCCGCGTCGCGCAACCGCCCGGCGAACGGCGAGCTGCCCGACAACGACGACCTCGAGCCCCTGTTCGAGGCGATCCTCGAGCACGTCCCCGCCCCGTCCTACGACGACGAGGCGCCGCTGCAGGCATGGGTCACGAACCTCGACTCGTCGTCGTTCCTGGGGCGCCTCGCACTGCTGCGCGTCTTCAACGGAGAGCTGAAGAAGGGCCAGACCGTCGCCTGGGTGCGTCAGGACGGCACGACGCAGAACGCGCGCATCACCGAGCTGCTGATGACGAAGGCGCTCGACCGCTACCCGGCGGAGAAGGCCGGCCCCGGCGACATCGCGGTGATCGCGGGCTTCGAGGACATCATGATCGGCGAGACGATCGCCGACCCCGAGGACGTCCGCCCGCTGCCGCAGATCACGGTCGACGAGCCGTCGATCTCGATGACGATCGGCACCAACACCTCGCCGCTGGTCGGCAAGGTCAAGGGGCACAAGCTCACCGCCCGCATGGTCAAGGAGCGCCTCGACCGCGAGCTGATCGGCAACGTCTCGATCCGCGTGAACGACATCGGCCGCCCCGACGCCTGGGAGGTGCAGGGCCGCGGCGAGCTGCAGCTCGCCATCCTGGTCGAGAACATGCGCCGCGAGGGCTTCGAGCTCACGGTCGGCAAGCCCCAGGTCGTCACGCGCAAGGGCGAGGACGGCAAGGTCCAGGAGCCCTACGAGCACCTCACGATCGACGTCCCCGAGGAGCACCTGGGCGCGGTGACGCAGCTCATGGCGAACCGCAAGGGCCGCATGGACAACATGATCAACCACGGCACCGGCTGGATCCGCATGGAGTTCATCGTGCCGTCGCGCGGTCTGATCGGCTTCCGCACCGAGTTCCTGTCGGTCACGCGCGGCACGGGCATCGCGAACGCGATCTCGCACGGCTACGACGACTGGGCCGGTCAGATCACGGCCCGCCAGAACGGCTCGATCGTCGCCGACCGCGCGGGCGTCGTGACGCCGTTCGCGATCATCGGCCTGCAGGAGCGCATGTCGTTCTTCGTCCGCCCGACCGAGGAGGTCTACGAGGGCATGGTCGTCGGCGAGAACTCGCGCGCCGACGACATGGACGTGAACATCACCAAGGAGAAGAAGCTCACCAACATGCGCTCGGCCACGGCCGACTCCTTCGAGTCGATGACGCCGCCGCGCCTGCTGTCGCTCGAGGAATCGCTCGAGTTCGCGCGCGAGGACGAGTGCGTCGAGGTCACGCCCGAGGCCGTGCGCATCCGCAAGGTCGTGCTCGACGCGACCGAGCGCGGCCGGGAGGCCGCTCGCCGCAAGCGCCAGGACGCCAACGCCTGA
- a CDS encoding TetR/AcrR family transcriptional regulator, with product MGIRARTEQKLLDAADELLFSRGIVATPIDAITERAGVSAATLYRGYASKEALLAAALERRQRAWVETWDRAVERADSAAGRLLAVFDALDDFRERADGARWCAFLGTAAEYADPPAEVAAAVQADTDGFRDRLTAFARPLAGDEAARLADDILLLVTGELAMRLRDAHRRSDAARRIARALIDGR from the coding sequence ATGGGGATCCGGGCTCGCACCGAGCAGAAGCTGCTGGACGCCGCCGACGAGCTGCTGTTCTCGCGCGGCATCGTCGCCACGCCGATCGACGCCATCACCGAGCGCGCCGGCGTGTCCGCCGCCACGCTGTACCGCGGCTACGCCAGCAAGGAGGCGCTGCTGGCCGCGGCACTCGAGCGCCGGCAGCGCGCGTGGGTGGAGACCTGGGATCGCGCCGTCGAGCGGGCCGATTCCGCCGCCGGTCGCCTGCTCGCCGTGTTCGACGCGCTCGACGATTTCCGCGAGCGCGCGGACGGTGCCCGGTGGTGCGCGTTCCTCGGCACCGCGGCCGAGTACGCCGATCCTCCGGCCGAGGTCGCCGCGGCCGTGCAGGCGGACACGGACGGCTTCCGCGATCGGCTCACCGCGTTCGCCCGTCCGCTCGCGGGCGACGAGGCGGCGCGGCTCGCCGACGACATCCTGCTCCTCGTCACCGGGGAGCTCGCCATGCGGCTGCGCGACGCGCACCGTCGCTCGGACGCCGCGCGACGGATCGCTCGGGCGCTGATCGACGGCCGGTGA
- a CDS encoding MFS transporter, translated as MNVKRTFSFSSATGIGLIVAGATLIAATYGLVRLSYGLLLPDVQRDLGFDAAAAGAVSAGASVLYCVGAAAGLVLGGRHARLLVAAAGGTAGAGAAGMALAGAFPSFAAWAVLASTGAGLASPAMVAILQRNLRPHARESGQSVVNAGTGPGLVLAGMLALALLPDWRRAWVVAAVVTVAAAGSVLALDRRVSPDAEPRGGLPLAWLRAHLGVITAAFLMGVASAAVWISGRGLLVEAGAPTVLSVVAWIVLGAGGAAVVATVRPMSRLSPRSSWAVTTGGVAGATALLGAAPSVLPLAIAACLVFGWSYTAGSGALIAWTTEIDVRRAATGTALLFIVLVLGQAVGAAVLGALAAGAGFGIAFLLAAAAGVGAVLPTLGERAKRA; from the coding sequence ATGAATGTGAAACGCACGTTTTCGTTTAGTTCGGCGACCGGGATCGGCCTGATCGTCGCGGGGGCGACGCTCATCGCGGCGACCTACGGCCTGGTGCGCCTCTCCTACGGGCTGCTCCTTCCCGATGTCCAGCGCGACCTCGGCTTCGACGCCGCCGCGGCGGGGGCGGTGTCCGCCGGGGCGTCGGTTCTCTACTGCGTGGGCGCCGCGGCGGGCCTCGTGCTGGGCGGTCGTCATGCCCGGCTGCTCGTCGCCGCGGCGGGCGGGACGGCGGGCGCGGGTGCAGCGGGGATGGCGCTCGCCGGCGCATTCCCGTCCTTCGCCGCGTGGGCGGTGCTCGCCTCCACGGGTGCGGGCCTCGCGTCGCCCGCGATGGTCGCGATCCTCCAGCGGAATCTGCGACCGCACGCGCGGGAGAGCGGCCAGAGCGTGGTGAACGCGGGCACCGGCCCCGGGCTGGTCCTTGCCGGGATGCTCGCGTTGGCGCTTCTGCCCGACTGGCGGCGGGCCTGGGTGGTCGCGGCCGTCGTGACGGTCGCCGCCGCGGGCAGCGTCCTCGCACTCGACAGGCGCGTCTCCCCAGATGCCGAGCCGCGCGGGGGTCTTCCCCTGGCATGGCTCCGGGCGCACCTCGGGGTGATCACCGCGGCGTTCCTCATGGGCGTGGCATCCGCGGCGGTGTGGATCTCCGGACGCGGACTCCTCGTCGAGGCGGGAGCGCCCACCGTGCTCTCCGTGGTCGCCTGGATCGTGCTGGGCGCCGGAGGCGCCGCCGTGGTGGCGACCGTGCGTCCGATGTCCCGACTGTCGCCGCGGTCGTCCTGGGCCGTCACGACGGGCGGCGTCGCCGGCGCGACAGCGCTGCTGGGCGCGGCGCCGTCAGTGCTGCCCCTCGCGATCGCCGCGTGCCTGGTCTTCGGCTGGTCGTACACGGCCGGCAGCGGCGCCCTCATCGCCTGGACGACCGAGATCGATGTGCGGCGCGCGGCGACGGGGACCGCGCTCCTGTTCATCGTGCTGGTGCTGGGGCAGGCCGTGGGCGCTGCGGTGCTCGGCGCCCTGGCGGCGGGAGCGGGCTTCGGGATCGCGTTCCTCCTCGCCGCGGCGGCCGGCGTCGGCGCGGTGCTGCCGACGCTCGGCGAGCGGGCGAAGCGCGCCTAG
- a CDS encoding NUDIX hydrolase, translating into MPTPEFVLTLREKIGTDLLWLTGVTAVVVRGDEVLLVRRADNARLTPVTGIIDPGEEPAIAAEREVLEEAGIVAEVEALVWVHALPPMQYDNGDRAQYLDLVFRCRYVSGEPHPADGENTEALWRRLDDLDDVSAEMRKRIRQAVAGGDAARFER; encoded by the coding sequence ATGCCCACACCCGAGTTCGTCCTCACTCTGCGCGAGAAGATCGGGACCGATCTGCTGTGGCTGACAGGGGTGACGGCCGTGGTGGTGCGCGGCGACGAGGTGCTGCTCGTGCGGCGCGCGGACAACGCCCGGCTCACCCCCGTGACGGGCATCATCGATCCGGGCGAGGAGCCGGCGATCGCCGCCGAGCGCGAAGTGCTCGAGGAGGCGGGCATCGTCGCCGAGGTCGAGGCGCTCGTATGGGTGCACGCCCTGCCGCCCATGCAGTACGACAACGGCGACCGGGCCCAGTACCTCGACCTGGTGTTCCGCTGCCGGTACGTCTCGGGAGAGCCGCATCCCGCCGACGGCGAGAACACCGAGGCGCTGTGGCGCCGGCTGGACGATCTCGACGACGTGAGCGCGGAGATGCGCAAGCGCATCCGGCAGGCCGTCGCGGGTGGCGACGCGGCGCGCTTCGAGCGGTGA
- a CDS encoding helix-turn-helix domain-containing protein encodes MEDLRPRIARTLRRERESAGLSVSELARRAGISKATVSQLENGAGNPSVETLWALGVALGVPFAVLVDQQANAPTLIRASEHTGVPSAAAAYNATLLSASPPGARRDVYLIRAEPGEPRRSDPHHTGTTEHVILLSGRGAIGPADAPVELLPGDYLAYAGDVPHVFEALEPGTSAVLISELR; translated from the coding sequence ATGGAGGACCTCCGGCCGCGCATCGCCCGCACGCTCCGCAGAGAGCGCGAGTCGGCCGGACTGTCCGTCTCCGAACTCGCCCGCCGCGCCGGCATCTCGAAGGCGACCGTCTCGCAGCTGGAGAACGGCGCCGGCAACCCCAGCGTCGAGACGCTCTGGGCTCTCGGCGTCGCCCTCGGCGTGCCGTTCGCCGTCCTCGTCGATCAGCAGGCGAACGCCCCCACGCTCATCCGCGCGAGCGAGCACACCGGCGTGCCGTCGGCCGCGGCCGCCTACAACGCGACGCTCCTGTCCGCCTCTCCCCCGGGCGCCCGCCGCGACGTGTATCTGATCCGCGCCGAACCCGGCGAGCCGCGCCGCTCGGATCCGCATCACACGGGAACCACCGAGCACGTCATCCTGCTCTCCGGCCGCGGCGCGATCGGACCGGCGGACGCACCCGTCGAGCTCCTCCCCGGGGACTACCTCGCGTACGCCGGCGACGTGCCCCACGTGTTCGAGGCGCTCGAGCCGGGCACGAGCGCCGTGCTCATCTCCGAGCTGCGCTGA
- a CDS encoding AzlC family ABC transporter permease, protein MRSAERTGPSGRSRTAEERSAWRQGVAVSIATGAYGVSFGALAVAAGLDVWQTCVLSLLMFTGGSQFAFIGVIASGGLAAAPSAIASAALLGVRNVAYAVRMNPVVGLSWWHRIAAAQFTIDESTAVALAHTEPRARRIGFWVTGLGIYLGWNVATLAGALLGDVLGDVRAYGLDAAAAAAFLALLWPRLRSRQAVAVGIAAAVVAASLTPWLMPGMPVLIAALVAILVGWFNWLGRGEERVP, encoded by the coding sequence ATGCGTTCAGCGGAGCGAACAGGGCCGTCCGGCCGCTCCCGCACCGCCGAGGAGCGCAGTGCCTGGCGCCAGGGTGTCGCCGTGTCGATCGCTACCGGGGCCTACGGCGTCTCATTCGGCGCTCTCGCCGTCGCGGCGGGGCTCGACGTGTGGCAGACGTGTGTGCTGAGCCTGCTGATGTTCACGGGCGGATCGCAGTTCGCCTTCATCGGCGTGATCGCATCGGGCGGGCTCGCGGCGGCGCCCTCGGCGATCGCATCCGCCGCGCTGCTCGGCGTGCGCAACGTCGCCTACGCGGTGCGGATGAATCCGGTCGTGGGGCTGTCGTGGTGGCATCGGATCGCGGCAGCGCAGTTCACGATCGACGAGTCCACGGCGGTCGCGCTCGCGCACACCGAGCCGCGTGCGCGCCGGATCGGCTTCTGGGTCACGGGCCTCGGCATCTACCTGGGCTGGAATGTGGCCACGCTCGCCGGAGCGCTGCTCGGTGACGTCCTGGGTGATGTGCGCGCCTACGGGCTCGACGCGGCCGCAGCCGCGGCGTTCCTCGCCCTGCTGTGGCCGCGGCTGCGCTCCCGTCAGGCCGTCGCGGTCGGCATCGCCGCGGCGGTCGTGGCCGCGAGTCTCACGCCCTGGCTCATGCCGGGCATGCCCGTCCTGATCGCGGCGCTCGTGGCGATCCTCGTCGGCTGGTTCAACTGGCTCGGCCGGGGAGAGGAGCGCGTCCCATGA
- a CDS encoding AzlD domain-containing protein, translating to MTMWTAILLAAVICVALKLGGYLVPAGWLERERPARITDLLTVALLGALVAVQTVGSGMAVVIDARVPALVVAGILLWLRASFLVVVVAAAAVAALLRLLGWAA from the coding sequence ATGACGATGTGGACCGCGATCCTGCTCGCCGCCGTGATCTGCGTCGCGCTCAAGCTGGGCGGGTATCTCGTCCCGGCGGGATGGCTCGAGCGCGAGCGCCCGGCGCGCATCACCGACCTGCTGACCGTGGCGCTGCTGGGCGCGCTCGTCGCGGTGCAGACGGTCGGATCCGGCATGGCGGTGGTGATCGACGCGCGTGTGCCCGCCCTCGTGGTCGCCGGCATCCTGCTGTGGCTGCGCGCGTCGTTCCTCGTCGTGGTCGTCGCCGCGGCCGCCGTGGCGGCGCTGCTGCGGCTGCTCGGCTGGGCCGCTTAG
- a CDS encoding histidinol dehydrogenase, with product MRASLPQRILLGVVAAVTGAVFGIAGTIAHSFTLGVLPVGLVLALIGCAALLVGLRLLFPHRWITWIGGLGMLATLLLFSGQGPGGSVVVPQPAEGEFPLGIVWTYAVTGVVLLVGAWPDLSRLRTTPRPGAGDTGASGDDPARARRIDP from the coding sequence ATGCGCGCGTCCTTGCCCCAGCGGATCCTGCTCGGCGTGGTCGCCGCGGTCACGGGCGCGGTCTTCGGCATCGCCGGCACGATCGCGCACTCGTTCACGCTCGGCGTGCTGCCGGTCGGCCTGGTCCTGGCGCTGATCGGGTGCGCGGCCCTGCTGGTCGGGCTGCGGCTGCTCTTCCCGCATCGGTGGATCACCTGGATCGGCGGGCTCGGGATGCTCGCGACCCTGCTGCTGTTCTCGGGGCAGGGTCCCGGCGGATCCGTCGTCGTGCCGCAGCCGGCCGAGGGCGAGTTCCCCCTCGGGATCGTGTGGACCTACGCCGTCACGGGCGTCGTGCTGCTGGTCGGCGCGTGGCCCGATCTCTCGCGGCTGCGGACGACGCCGCGGCCGGGCGCCGGCGACACCGGCGCGTCCGGAGACGACCCCGCGAGGGCGCGTAGAATCGATCCGTGA
- the fdxA gene encoding ferredoxin has product MTYVIALPCVDVKDRACIDECPVDCIYEGERSLYIHPDECVDCGACEPVCPVEAIYYEDDLPDEWQDYYKANVEFFDEIGSPGGAAKVGVIPKDHPIIAALPPQGDAH; this is encoded by the coding sequence GTGACTTATGTGATCGCCCTTCCGTGTGTGGACGTCAAGGACCGCGCGTGCATCGACGAGTGCCCGGTCGACTGCATCTACGAGGGTGAGCGCAGCCTCTATATCCACCCCGACGAGTGCGTGGACTGCGGCGCCTGCGAGCCGGTGTGCCCCGTCGAGGCGATCTACTACGAGGACGACCTGCCGGACGAGTGGCAGGACTACTACAAGGCGAACGTCGAGTTCTTCGACGAGATCGGATCGCCGGGCGGCGCCGCCAAGGTCGGCGTGATCCCGAAGGACCACCCGATCATCGCGGCCCTGCCTCCGCAGGGCGACGCCCACTGA
- the dapC gene encoding succinyldiaminopimelate transaminase produces MSVKDLADYPWDAVAPYADRARAHADGICDLSIGSPVDPTPDVVRRALAEATDAHAYPQTVGTPQLREAIVDWFARRRGVTGLEPRNVLPTIGSKELVALLPTLLGLGEGDVVVHPRAAYPTYEVGARVAGATPLASDEPAEWPEGTRLIWINSPGNPDGRVWNVDELRRAVARARELGAVIAGDECYAELGWDAPWDAEPVPSILDPRVIGDSRANVLSVYSLSKQSNLAGYRAAFLAGCARIVGDLLAARKHLGLMPPGPVQHAMAVALADDAHVAEQKERYRARRDILRPALEAAGFTIDRSEAGLYLWATEGRDAWESMGRLADLGILAGPGVFYGPFFPQHVRLSLTASDERIAAAAARLRAS; encoded by the coding sequence GTGAGCGTCAAGGACCTCGCCGACTACCCCTGGGACGCCGTCGCCCCCTACGCCGACCGGGCCCGAGCCCACGCCGACGGGATCTGCGACCTGTCGATCGGATCGCCCGTCGATCCGACGCCGGATGTCGTGCGCCGCGCGCTCGCGGAGGCGACGGATGCGCACGCGTACCCCCAGACGGTCGGCACACCCCAGCTGCGGGAGGCGATCGTCGACTGGTTCGCGCGCCGCCGCGGTGTGACGGGCCTCGAGCCGCGCAACGTCCTTCCCACGATCGGGTCCAAGGAGCTCGTCGCGCTGCTGCCGACGCTGCTCGGGCTGGGCGAGGGGGACGTCGTCGTGCATCCGCGTGCCGCGTACCCGACCTACGAGGTCGGGGCCCGCGTCGCGGGTGCCACGCCTCTCGCCTCGGACGAGCCCGCCGAGTGGCCCGAGGGCACCAGGCTCATCTGGATCAACTCTCCCGGCAATCCCGACGGCCGGGTGTGGAACGTCGACGAGCTGCGCCGCGCGGTCGCCCGTGCGCGTGAGCTGGGCGCCGTGATCGCGGGCGACGAGTGCTACGCCGAGCTGGGCTGGGACGCCCCGTGGGACGCCGAGCCGGTGCCGAGCATCCTCGATCCGCGCGTGATCGGCGACAGCCGCGCGAACGTCCTGAGCGTGTACTCGCTGAGCAAGCAGTCGAACCTCGCCGGATACCGTGCCGCCTTCCTCGCGGGCTGCGCGCGCATCGTGGGCGACCTGCTCGCGGCGCGCAAGCACCTCGGCCTGATGCCGCCCGGACCCGTGCAGCACGCCATGGCGGTCGCCCTGGCCGATGACGCGCACGTCGCGGAGCAGAAGGAGCGCTATCGCGCACGCCGCGACATCCTGCGCCCGGCCCTCGAGGCCGCGGGCTTCACGATCGACCGCAGCGAGGCGGGTCTGTACCTGTGGGCGACCGAGGGGCGCGACGCCTGGGAGTCGATGGGGCGCCTCGCCGACCTGGGCATTCTCGCCGGGCCCGGTGTCTTCTACGGCCCGTTCTTCCCGCAGCACGTGCGGCTGTCGCTCACGGCGAGCGACGAGCGGATCGCGGCCGCCGCCGCACGCCTGCGGGCTTCCTGA
- a CDS encoding citrate synthase — protein MSDAGQLPEKATLTVGDKTVELPVLPATNGAPSIDVSTLTRQTGFTTLDYGFVNTAATASDITFIDGDKGILRYRGYPIDQLATHSSYLEVAWLLIYGELPTADQLAEFDDKIRHHTLLHEDLKDRFFTALPHTAHPMAVLSSGVSALSTYYENESDPNNPEHVELNMIRLLAKLPVIAAYAHKKSVGQAFLYPDNSLSFVDNFLKLNFGVRSEDYQVDPVMSRALERLLILHEDHEQNASTSTVRLVGSTGADQFASISAGIHALSGPLHGGANEAVLTMLGQIQESGQGVKRFVEKVKNKDEGVKLMGFGHRVYKNYDPRATIVKQSADEVLDQLGVHDPLLDLAKELEEIALEDDYFRERRLYPNVDFYTGVIYKAMGFPTRMFTVLFAIGRLPGWLAHWRELHQDGKTKIGRPQQLYTGSPERSYPTA, from the coding sequence GTGAGCGACGCGGGACAGCTGCCCGAGAAGGCCACACTCACCGTCGGTGACAAGACCGTCGAACTGCCGGTCCTGCCGGCCACGAACGGGGCGCCCAGCATCGACGTCTCGACGCTGACGCGTCAGACCGGCTTCACCACGCTCGACTACGGCTTCGTGAACACCGCGGCGACCGCCTCGGACATCACCTTCATCGACGGCGACAAGGGCATCCTGCGCTACCGCGGCTACCCGATCGACCAGCTCGCGACCCACTCCAGCTACCTCGAAGTGGCCTGGCTGCTGATCTACGGCGAGCTGCCGACGGCCGACCAGCTCGCCGAGTTCGACGACAAGATCCGTCACCACACGCTGCTGCACGAGGACCTCAAGGACCGCTTCTTCACGGCGCTGCCGCACACCGCGCACCCGATGGCCGTGCTGTCGTCCGGCGTCTCGGCGCTGTCGACCTACTACGAGAACGAGTCCGACCCGAACAATCCCGAGCATGTCGAGCTCAACATGATCCGCCTGCTCGCGAAGCTGCCGGTCATCGCGGCGTACGCGCACAAGAAGAGCGTCGGTCAGGCCTTCCTGTACCCGGACAACTCGCTGAGCTTCGTCGACAACTTCCTCAAGCTGAACTTCGGCGTCCGCAGCGAGGACTACCAGGTCGACCCCGTGATGTCCCGCGCGCTCGAGCGCCTGCTGATCCTGCACGAGGACCACGAGCAGAACGCCTCGACCTCGACCGTGCGCCTGGTCGGCTCGACCGGCGCCGACCAGTTCGCCTCGATCTCGGCGGGCATCCACGCCCTGTCGGGCCCGCTGCACGGCGGCGCGAACGAGGCCGTCCTGACGATGCTGGGCCAGATCCAGGAGTCCGGCCAGGGCGTCAAGCGCTTCGTCGAGAAGGTCAAGAACAAGGACGAGGGCGTGAAGCTGATGGGCTTCGGGCACCGCGTCTACAAGAACTACGACCCGCGCGCGACGATCGTCAAGCAGTCGGCCGACGAGGTGCTCGACCAGCTCGGCGTGCACGACCCGCTGCTCGACCTCGCCAAGGAGCTCGAGGAGATCGCGCTGGAGGACGACTACTTCCGCGAGCGTCGCCTCTACCCGAACGTCGACTTCTACACGGGCGTGATCTACAAGGCGATGGGCTTCCCGACGCGCATGTTCACCGTGCTGTTCGCGATCGGCCGCCTGCCGGGCTGGCTCGCCCACTGGCGCGAGCTGCACCAGGACGGCAAGACCAAGATCGGCCGCCCGCAGCAGCTCTACACGGGCTCGCCCGAGCGCAGCTACCCGACCGCCTGA
- the dapD gene encoding 2,3,4,5-tetrahydropyridine-2,6-dicarboxylate N-succinyltransferase: protein MGDEQRWVSGVGLATVAADGTVLDTWFPSPRAGRAGDLADDVERLDGLAAPDDRRNVSMEVVTLEIDLDAAPASTSDAYLRLHALSHRIVRPNELNLDGIFSHLPNVAWTNAGPMHPDDAIRLRPYLQRDGVQIASLDKFPRLTDYVAPVGVRIADASRVRLGAYLSPGTVVMHEGFVNFNAGTLGASMIEGRISQGVVIGDGSDIGGGSSIMGTLSGGGKHRVSFGERSLLGANAGVGISIGDDCVVEAGLYITAGTKILLVDEPPAEDSSPRVAKGAQLSGSSGLLYIRNSLTGAIEARRRTGVGVTLNSALH from the coding sequence ATGGGAGACGAACAGCGCTGGGTTTCGGGAGTCGGGCTTGCCACGGTGGCGGCGGACGGCACGGTGCTGGACACCTGGTTCCCCTCGCCCCGCGCGGGGCGGGCGGGCGACCTGGCGGACGACGTCGAGCGACTGGACGGCCTCGCGGCTCCCGACGACCGCCGCAACGTGTCGATGGAGGTCGTGACGCTCGAGATCGACCTGGATGCGGCTCCCGCGTCGACCTCGGATGCGTATCTGCGCCTGCACGCGCTGTCGCACCGCATCGTGCGTCCCAACGAGCTGAACCTCGACGGCATCTTCTCGCACCTGCCGAACGTCGCCTGGACGAACGCCGGCCCCATGCACCCGGACGATGCGATCCGCCTGCGCCCCTACCTCCAGCGAGACGGCGTGCAGATCGCGTCGCTCGACAAGTTCCCCCGCCTGACCGACTACGTCGCGCCCGTGGGCGTGCGGATCGCCGACGCCTCGCGCGTGCGTCTGGGTGCGTACCTCTCCCCCGGCACCGTGGTGATGCACGAGGGCTTCGTCAACTTCAACGCCGGAACGCTCGGCGCCTCGATGATCGAGGGCCGCATCTCGCAGGGCGTCGTGATCGGGGACGGATCGGACATCGGCGGCGGATCGTCGATCATGGGCACCCTCTCGGGCGGCGGCAAGCACCGCGTGTCGTTCGGCGAGCGCTCGCTGCTCGGCGCGAACGCGGGCGTCGGCATCTCGATCGGCGACGACTGCGTCGTGGAGGCGGGTCTCTACATCACGGCCGGCACGAAGATCCTGCTCGTGGACGAGCCGCCCGCCGAGGACAGCTCGCCGCGCGTCGCGAAGGGCGCCCAGCTGTCGGGATCCAGCGGCCTGCTCTACATCCGCAACTCGCTCACGGGCGCGATCGAGGCGCGTCGCCGCACCGGCGTCGGCGTCACCCTGAACAGCGCGCTGCACTGA